The Rhopalosiphum maidis isolate BTI-1 chromosome 1, ASM367621v3, whole genome shotgun sequence genome has a segment encoding these proteins:
- the LOC113551208 gene encoding uncharacterized protein LOC113551208 isoform X1: MSTLPGVSLKGEKSKGKNSFQSLKINCLYKGESTESNQHKSIAPRKNGLQSIGKVIRSVRNPVNLPSEKSESSHESTINLVPIGGGGWNKPVIEKSLVAAGKEVPPTSIVTTTSQLSQSGPVQGQQHASSHPTSVQVTTTTTTTRPSHADGKTWAKKIVDVPVAPPYLAHRTMQFQQEFPSLTSSGEHKNVINTNVPIQANTEQRPSLRPQTETSWMQGGSRPQMPQGAGSVTGVSGQPHHSQTSSGTENVNGVRSNSVQNGVAGAPAGLNPYQMQYNMTKNPVMRNMLPNFMVPNQSDNVIYHTKQPNYPSEKMFHHISSSSTTDGGLSKPTADIKELIPPPIIREEDLKRMNELSKETGWSIQGEIDYNKKLDFSDDEDQSNEKLNKQSLNGDIRNRSDNVKGYFNNKVANCDPSLVQNLKEGMFMQMNINGIPYKSDYMQYYRPPSSHQEERQIEDDFDDEVLGRARVNEELNTVLQRAKDRKLEEMKRYEMQQQLEATKIKKMDGENKDNKDKEFIDDAPKFRSDLSKDKYDESNDNKEINSKYLPSRLQKQFEQNNDASIKAQNVSSTKGTNTLCRTDSDMSSSGYSEYRSDSWVEDDHTNKSSSLKRDKRSEFDRYRREKVRSDSKDKNDKYVHNDYTVRVDDNRKNYDHKRDFKRNDSGGNTKKSVDDNYDADKKVSKYHSRDSLENPEEIEKDNVQGDDETYHWRQNSVGKDFYKDEMNSSGQYGKKYIPGPITQEKLEACELTTEPKRNLNQLVKSERKDTKKNEGDDLSTKDKSVWDLAPTNKNKMLQDQKLEQETKSGKSGQKNDDDKLSEPKSSLENNSGTSTLSHQKGMRSDRYVGSRSSYHQSINYRTVSRSGSNRKNAWPESYEDGQRSRGPPRRDDRNRGDDRNRGDDRNRGDDRNRGEDRNRGEDRNRGENRNRNDDRNRGDDRNRNDDRNRGSVRQNDRYSDKSSLRGYGQRSEQRARVRLESCTLNGRNSQKNSIDESVEKNNKLNTNSGSIRSKNSSSKTQSKIDTFSSSGDTNRRSGESRFGSRQSNRPLNSQKQDDHWDSVSEPSDYEAQQKNSNRRLSSRTYLASSRGDKRSSYDKKDQSKELSNTEKSNQKLTSTTSINNEPKSSYSGSTSQDGRAIKKDDQRKMSDSQQKPQRLTNQSNRKDSSKPTSRANQNNNAAKPGQTNQRYERQKSQPQIGQDDSNVPIIKDTVVMVSNNPPPPPQTNAWDKPITHALRAQSPNVNKPIAPQSNNRPNSLTEIKEIPGQTSQRLPSNKEKASPNVMENGILDSSQRMETIIFENTTYKSKPCGESKNKYNSNIKQRNEKDNCNFNEDTQETCFRAFKSSNSDIKESKLNDAVQMSMNFQNDESSELNLGFGDFESDFTQSGGHLSAENKDVMAMAAHTRSMHTGPSSLAASDLKTMIAGTKKVWDDKPESNPQVQQNIADSAFNTVYSTASSVQHDKSEISVIDEQRVHNQQVYRYVLCPAPQLQNVAGSYIPVSMAATGQLKQDPNAATTNVCKVKPQPQGTLSPPLSQQQQQQQQQQQQQQQQQQQQQQQQQQQQQQQQQQSSTSTHVFSSTTPQPHTSTTPLPNAIPTQATHMNLQIMMENSDGLPDMYGPHIAKQQQTHLILNTNSKNGVEMMTKQFVSAGTGQSPSSTILFNSAQQHYSTTTMPPPSPSAPQVYSLLEPSQTVISGAARSQYSQFAYGLQSNGLNQNMNQYNPSMFIHAGSPAGQGGSEVLQSSISPFRMGPAYNNAQQINTNINPVLIPSSTNSSSSQVKQSSQQIGTIGNKNTYNATTPQPSPFLVPFEPIFNQPFNTMNNTRATPLQTSSSLYSTNSATGPTNPSYIPSAFQPQVVPGASAGNTFGIPAAFGSQNAPPPNMQSYTSQYRQVPYIKGNLTGGNGTNDLQKSGISNQQDLGNPMYSSNLFRQQQQQYFDTNKTLMNSNQQTHQQAMQGKYSNYQVSATQNNQLPLMQQPRMNMNNSNNGSMAGKIAPPYPTPIQRPVSTFQYLQRIPPPPQNMRMQPNCAPIQHLMNKSQTSNNYYVSNAGLIVEPPLPIPNKIDNANAIVDSKAEEKIDSSSKPQSTECIDDKPLATNE; this comes from the exons ATGTCTACATTGCCAGGGGTCAGTTTGAAGGGGGAGAAAAGCAAAGGAAAGAATTCATTtcaatcattgaaaataaattgtttatataaa gGTGAGTCGACGGAAAGTAATCAACATAAAAGCATAGCTCCTCGTAAAAATGGATTGCAATCTATTGGAAAAGTTATCCGCAGTGTTCGTAACCCTGTTAATTTACCAAGTGAGAAGTCCGAATCTAGCCATGAGTCTACAATCAATCTAGTCCCTATTGGTGGTGGAGGATGGAACAAACCAGTCATAGAGAAATCACTTGTG gCTGCGGGCAAAGAAGTTCCGCCAACATCTATTGTCACAACGACATCTCAACTGTCCCAAAGTGGGCCTGTACAGGGACAACAACATGCTTCATCCCATCCTACTTCCGTACAAGTGACTACCACCACCACAACTACAAGA ccTTCTCATGCCGACGGCAAAACATgggcaaaaaaaattgtggatGTTCCTGTTGCTCCTCCATATTTAGCACATCGTACAATGCAATTCCAACAAGAATTTCCAAGTCTTACTTCAAGTGGAGAacacaaaaatgtaatcaatacaaatgtacctatacaggCCAACACAGAACAGAGACCTTCTCTTCGTCCTCAaa ccgAAACAAGTTGGATGCAAGGTGGCAGTCGACCCCAAATGCCTCAAGGCGCCGGAAGTGTGACTGGAGTTTCAGGTCAACCTCATCATTCTCAAACATCTTCcg GGACAGAAAATGTGAATGGCGTACGGAGCAATTCGGTCCAAAATGGGGTGGCAGGGGCCCCGGCCGGCCTAAATCCTTATCAAATGCAATATAACATGACTAAAAATCCAGTTATGAGGAATATGTTGCCTAActtt atgGTTCCAAATCAATctgataatgttatatatcatACCAAACAACCTAATTATCCAtcagaaaaaatgtttcatcaTATTTCATCTTCATCGACCACTGACGGTGGTTTAAGTAAACCTACGGCAGATATTAAGGAACTTATACCCCCACCAATCATTCGTGAAGAGGATTTAAAAAGAATGAACGAACTCTCCAAAGAAACTGGGTGGTCTATACAAGGAGAAATTGAttacaa taaaaaattggACTTTAGTGATGATGAGGATCAatctaatgaaaaattaaataaacagtcATTAAATGGAGATATCAGAAATAGATCCGATAATGTTAaaggttattttaataacaaagttGCTAATTGTGATCCGAGTTTGgttcaaaatttaaag GAGGGCATGTTCATGCAAATGAATATCAATGGAATACCTTATAAATCAGattatatgcaatattatagaCCACCGTCATCTCATCAA gaAGAACGTCAAATAGAAGATGATTTTGATGATGAAGTTTTAGGAAGAGCACGTGTAAATGAAGAACTAAACACTGTTTTACAACGTGCAAAAGATAGAAAATTAGAAGAGATGAAACGTTATGAAATGCAACAACAACTAGAagcaactaaaataaaaaaaatggatggagaaaataaagataacaaa GATAAAGAGTTCATAGATGATGCCCCAAAATTCCGATCAGATTTATCAAAAGATAAATATGATGAAAGCAATGacaataaagaaattaatagtaaatatttaccttCAAGACtgcaaaaacaatttgaacaaAACAATGACGCCAGTATTAAAGCTCAAAATGTTTCTTCTacaa aaggtACAAATACACTTTGTCGTACTGATAGTGATATGAGTAGTAGTGGATATTCCGAGTATAGAAGTGATTCGTGGGTTGAAGATGATCATACAAATAAATCCTCAAGTTTGAAACGGGATAAGCGATCAGAATTTGAtag GTACAGAAGAGAAAAGGTTCGTTCAGAttcaaaagataaaaatgataaatatgtacACAATGATTATACAGTTAGAGTTGATgacaatagaaaaaattatgatcaCAAACGTGATTTCAAAAGAAAT gatTCAGGTGGTAATACAAAGAAATCAGTTGATGACAATTATGATGCTGataaaaaagtttcaaaatatCATTCTCGAGATTCCTTAGAAAACCCAGAAGAAATTGAAAAAGATAATgt GCAAGGTGATGATGAAACTTATCATTGGAGACAAAATTCTGTTGGTAAAGATTTCTATAAAGATGAAATGAATTCATCTGgtcaatat ggtaaaaaatatatacccgGCCCAATAACTCAAGAAAAACTTGAAGCATGTGAATTGACCACTGAACCTAAACggaatttaaatcaattagtgAAAAGTGAAAGAAAAGACACAAAGAAAAATGAA GGTGACGATTTATCTACCAAAGATAAATCTGTTTGGGATTTAGCaccaactaataaaaataaaatgttacaagATCAAAAACTTGAACAGGAAACTAAAAGTGGTAAAAGTGGTCAAAAAAATGATGACGATAAATTATCag aaCCAAAATCATCTTTAGAAAACAATTCTGGTACTTCTACATTATCTCATCAAAAAGGGATGAGATCTGACCGCTATGTTGGATCACGTTCATCATATCATCAGAGTATCAATTATCGAACAGTTTCCAGGTCTGGgtcaaatagaaaaaatgctTGGCCGGAGTCTTATGAAGATGGTCAACGATCAAGAGGTCCTCCTCGACGTGATGACCGAAATCGAGGTGATGACAGGAATCGTGGAGATGACAGGAACCGTGGAGATGACAGGAACCGTGGAGAAGACAGGAACCGTGGAGAAGACAGGAACCGAGGCGAAAACCGAAATAGAAATGATGACAGAAATCGTGGAGATGATAGAAATAGAAATGATGATAGAAATAGAGGAAGTGTTAGACAAAATGATCGTTATTCCGATAAATCATCATTACGTGGATATGGTCAAAGATCTGAGCAGAGGGCAAGAGTACGTTTAGAATCATGCACATTAAATGGACGTAACagtcaaaaaaatagtatcgATGAAAGTGTtgagaaaaacaataaattaaatacaaattctgGTTCCATAAGAAGTAAAAATTCGTCTTCTAAAACACAGTCtaaaatagatacattttcaTCATCTGGAGATACTAACCGTAGAAGTGGTGAAAGTCGATTTGGTTCTAGACAAAGTAATCGACCTCTCAATAGTCAAAAACAAGATGATCATTGGGATTCAGTTAGTGAACCTAGTGATTATGAAgctcaacaaaaaaatagtaatcggAGACTAAGCAGTCGTACATATTTAGCGTCTTCGAG ggGTGACAAAAGATCTAGTTATGACAAGAAGGACCAATCTAAAGAACTCAGTAATACTGAAAAATCTAATCAAAAGTTAACTTCTACTACATCTATTAATAATGAGCCAAAGAGTAGTTATAGTG gaagTACTTCTCAGGATGGAAGGGCTATTAAAAAAGATGACCAGAGAAAGATGAGTGATTCACAACAAAAACCTCAACGATTAACTAATCAGAGTAATCGTAAAGATTCATCTAAACCAACATCTCGGGCTAATCAAAATAACAATGCAGCTAAGCCTGGTCAAACTAATCAAAGATATGAACGACAAAAGAGTCAGCCACAAATTGGTCAAGATGACTCAAACGTTCCTATTATTAAAg atacggTAGTAATGGTTAGTAATAATCCTCCACCACCTCCACAAACCAACGCTTGGGACAAACCAATAACTCATGCTCTCCGAGCACAATCACCTAATGTAAATAAACCAATTGCTCCACAGTCTAACAACCGGcctaatag TTTAACAGAAATTAAAGAAATTCCTGGACAGACTTCCCAAAGGTTACCTTCTAATAAAGAAAAAGCATCACCTAAT gttATGGAGAATGGTATTCTTGATTCATCGCAACGAAtggaaacaattatatttgaaaatactacATACAAATCAAAACCATGTggagaatctaaaaataaatataattccaaTATTAAGCAGCGCAATGAAAAAG ataattgtaattttaatgaagACACTCAAGAAACTTGTTTTAGAGCATTCAAATCTTCAAATTCTGATATTAAAGaatctaaattaaatgatgCCGTACAGATGTCAATGAACTTTCAA aaTGATGAAAGCTCTGAGTTGAATCTTGGATTTGGCGATTTTGAGTCTGATTTTACTCAAAGTGGTGGTCATTTATCTGCAGAAAACAAAGATGTTATGGCCATGGCAGCCCATACTAGATCAATGCATACTGGACCATCATCATTAGCAGCAAGTGACTTAAAAACCATGATAGCTGGCACTAAaaag gtttGGGATGATAAACCAGAATCTAATCCACAAGTTCAACAAAACATTGCTGATAGTGCTTTTAATACAGTTTATAGCACAGCAAGTAGTGTACAACATGATAAATCTGAAATTTCTGTTATCGATGAACAAAGAGTTCATAATCAGCAAGTGTACAGGTATGTACTTTG cccTGCACCTCAGTTACAAAATGTTGCTGGCTCTTACATTCCAGTGTCAATGGCTGCTACTGGTCAACTCAAACAAGATCCAAATGCTGCTACCACAAACGTATGCAAG gTTAAACCTCAACCGCAGGGTACATTATCGCCCCCATTGagtcaacaacaacaacaacagcagcagcagcagcagcaacagcagcaacagcaacagcaacaacaacaacagcaacaacagcagcagcaacaacaacagcaacagTCATCAACTAGTACACATGTGTTCAGCTCTACAACACCTCAACCACATACTTCAACTACACCACTTCCAAATGCTATACCAACACAAGCAACACACATGAATttacaa ataatgatGGAAAATAGTGATGGATTACCTGATATGTACGGTCCACATATTGCAAAACAACAGCAgacacatttaatattaaataccaataGTAAAAATGGAGTAGAAATGATGACTAAACAGTTTGTCTCTGCTGGTACAGGACAATCTCCTTCATctactattttgtttaattcagCTCAACAGCATTACTCGACAACAACAATGCCACCACCATCACCTTCTGCCCCTCaagtttattcattattagaaCCTTCTCAAACt gttataagcggTGCAGCACGGTCTCAGTATAGTCAATTTGCATATGGTCTTCAATCTAATGGTTTGAATCAAAATATGAATCAATATAATCCATCAATGTTTATTCATGCTGGTTCACCAGCTGGTCAAGGTGGTTCAGAAGTATTACAATCTTCTATATCTCCCTTCAGAATGGGGCCG GCTTATAATAACGCTCagcaaataaatacaaatataaacccAGTATTAATACCAAGCAGTACAAATTCTTCTTCCTCACAAGTAAAACAGTCCTCACAGCAAATTGGAACaattggaaataaaaatacttataatgctACAACACCTCAACCATCacct TTTTTGGTGCCGTTTGAACCTATATTCAACCAACCATTTAATACCATGAATAATACCAGAGCAACACCATTGCAAACTTCCTCATCACTATATTCTACTAATTCAGCAA cAGGACCAACAAATCCCAGTTATATTCCTTCTGCATTTCAACCACAAGTGGTTCCTGGTGCATCTGCTGGCAATACTTTTGGAATTCCAGCCGCTTTTGGTTCTCAAAATGCACCACCGCCAAACATGCAAAGTTATACGTCACAG TACCGACAAGTACCATACATAAAAGGAAATTTGACTGGTGGAAATGGTACTAATGACCTTCAAAAATCTGGAATTTCAAATCAACAAGATTTAGGAAATCCCATGTATTCTTCTAACTTATTCagacaacagcagcagcaatattttgata ctaATAAGACGTTGATGAATTCTAATCAACAAACTCATCAGCAGGCTATGCAAGGAAAATATAGTAACTATCAAGTATCCGCTACTCAAAATAATCAGTTg cCCTTGATGCAGCAACCCAGGATGAACATGAACAACAGCAACAATGGTTCGATGGCTGGTAAAATCGCACCTCCTTATCCAACTCCTATCCAAAGACCAGTATCAACTTTCCAATATTTACAGCGTATTCCACCTCCACCACAAAACATGCGAATGCAACCTAATTGTGCACCAATACAACATTTAATGAACAAAAGCCAAACCtctaataactattatgtatCTAATGCAG GTTTGATTGTTGAACCTCCCTTGCCTATAcccaataaaattgataatgctAATGCAATTGTTGATTCAAAAGCTGAAGAAAAAATAGACAGTAGTTCAAAACCACAAAGCACAGAATGTATAGATGACAAACCTCTGGCGACTAATGAATAA